The DNA sequence CCACCAGCTCCAATCAGTAGGACCTTCTTCTGATCTCTATTTGCTATCAGATCAGGATAGGCCGTTTCCAGCGAGCGTACATATCCTGACCCATCGGTATTAAAACCAGTCAGTTTGCCATCCTCTATAAGCACTGTATTGACCGCACCCATTTTCTCCGCCTTGTCATCTATTCTGTCAAGAAACGGAATAATTGTTTCCTTATAAGGTACTGTTATATTGAACCCGCGAATGTCCGACTCAATGAACCCACTAATCCGATCCTCAAACGACTCTCCGGGCGCTATTTCGAATTTCTCATAGCTTCCGGATAAACCGGCCTCCCTCAAGAATTCATGATGAATCCAGGGGGAAAGCGAGTGTCCTAGCGGATAGCCGATCAGGCCGAGTTTGTATTCCATGACGTATTCCCCCCTTAAGCCTCTGACTTAAATTAACGAATTCCTCATTGAAACACGGACATGTTTTGGACTTGAAACGGAAACAGTTGCGTTTCCTTCAGTCAGGCTTACCCAACCAAGTCCGGGAAATACGATATCAGTCCGTCTGTCACCTACTTTGAAAGTGCTCTTCGTCAAAGGCGGCAACATTTCCAAAGACTCGGCATCCGGCGGAGCTAATAACTTCCCTGCATGCTCCTCATAAAGCGCATCTGCCTTTTCCAACTTTGTCCGGTGGATTGGCAATTCATTTGAAAAGTAACAGACGAAAGACTGCCGCTCACCTTTAATGAAATCAATTCTTGCAAGTCCGCCAAAATAAAGCGTCTGTTGTGCATTCAACTGATAGACACGCGGTTTGATTTCTTTCCTTGGCGTAATTAGTTTCAAATCTTCAGCAGAAACATAATGGGCCATCTGTTCACGGTTGATTAAACCCGGCGTATCAATAAGAGCCGTTTCGTCATCAAGCGGGATTTCAATGAAGCCGAGTGTTGTGCCCGGGAAATAAGATGTCGTGATAACCTGATCCTCCCCAGCAGACTGTTTAATAAGCCGGTTGATGAATGTCGATTTTCCGACATTTGTCGTACCAATTACATAAACATCTTTTCCGTCCCGCTCCACTTCAATCGCTTCCGATAGTTCATCGATCCCGATTCCTGACTTGGATGAAATGAGGAATACGTCTTTCACACGCATCCCCTGTTCCTTTGCTGCAGCTCGAAGCCAGTTCTCCAGTTTGTTCAGATTGGTCGACTTAGGCAGCAAGTCGACTTTATTTCCGACAAGGATAACCGGGTTGTTTCCAATAATACGGCCGAGGCTCGGAACCATGCTTCCGCTTGCATCGAATATATCAATCAGATGGACAATCAGACTGTCTGTCTCAGCTACAGAGCTAATCATTTTCAAGAAATCATCGTCTGTCAGATCCACGTCCTGGATTTCGTTATAATGCTTTAATCGGAAACAGCGCTTGCATAGTGGCTGTTCCTTTTCAAGAGAAGATGCGGGCGCATATCCAAGCGCATTCGGATCTTCAGTCTGCAGCTCAGCGCCGCAGCCGATGCAATAAACCGTTTCCTGCAATGTTATTCCTCCCAGTCAATCAAGCCTTTTTTTCTGAAATAGTTTAAAATTCGGCGCTCAATCATCCGGTTCATCCTCGTAATTCGGCCATCAGTCTGGACAATCGGCACTACGAGGACTGTATGGAATCCGGCTGAATTGCCACCGAGCACATCTGTGAGCAGTTGGTCGCCAATGACGGCAATTTTACGCTTATCGATGCCCATTTCTCTCGCCGCACGCTTGAATGACTTCGACAGCGGCTTGCGGGCACTGAACACATATGGTGTTCCGATCGGATCGCAAAAAAAGGATACCCTTTCCTTATTATTATTGGAAAGAACGGACACCTTGATTCCCTGCTCCTTCATTTTAGCAAACCATTCGATCACTTCCGGAGTAGCCGTGCGCGTATCCCAGGAAACGAGTGTATTATCAAGGTCTGTAATAACACCCTCGATCCCCTGCTCTTTCAATTTTTCAGGCGTAATGTCAAAAATACTTTTCACATGCGCACTTGGCAAAAAACGTTTCAGCAAAAAAACACCTCATTATCACATATAAATGCCGCAATGGGCACAGTTGTGTCCATTATTGTATGTTTCGAACTCAGTTCAATTGACTATTATACATGAAGAACAAGCTATTTCGCTACCATTGCAGCAAATGTGCAATCGACAATTGCTGATAAATCGTGCAATGATACTCGAAATGCGCCAAGATATTCAAAGAAACGTTCGACAAATTCCTTCCGTTTTCGCGATGTGGATAACTTCATTCACATGAACACCGTCCATAAACCGTTGTATAGCGAGGCATTCAAGGCTTTTACCCACAACTTATCTACAGACAATTGTGTGTATATCCCGGGTTGTTAAGCCAAGTCATTCGTGATAAATTAAACATATCGCAGGAATGAACGCGCTATTTAACGCTTCATGACGAAAACGGTAAAAGGAAAGGGGAATGGAGATGCAGCATTTGTCAGATGAACTATTGATGGAATCCTATCTGAAAGCCAAGGATCTGAATCTCAGTGCCGATTTCATTTCATTGATCGAAGAAGAGATACAACGCCGGCAAATAGAATTTCCCAGCAGTGTGACTGCTCACGAAAACAATGCTGTAACTTAAATGAATGTCCTGCCTGTGAATTGATAAGAAGAATATTCCTGACCTTTCCCCCATCTCCTATAGTAGGAGATGGGGTTTTGATTTTTGTCACTAATTATATCAGGGCAGGTATGATATTATATATAGAAA is a window from the Aciduricibacillus chroicocephali genome containing:
- the yqeH gene encoding ribosome biogenesis GTPase YqeH, with translation MQETVYCIGCGAELQTEDPNALGYAPASSLEKEQPLCKRCFRLKHYNEIQDVDLTDDDFLKMISSVAETDSLIVHLIDIFDASGSMVPSLGRIIGNNPVILVGNKVDLLPKSTNLNKLENWLRAAAKEQGMRVKDVFLISSKSGIGIDELSEAIEVERDGKDVYVIGTTNVGKSTFINRLIKQSAGEDQVITTSYFPGTTLGFIEIPLDDETALIDTPGLINREQMAHYVSAEDLKLITPRKEIKPRVYQLNAQQTLYFGGLARIDFIKGERQSFVCYFSNELPIHRTKLEKADALYEEHAGKLLAPPDAESLEMLPPLTKSTFKVGDRRTDIVFPGLGWVSLTEGNATVSVSSPKHVRVSMRNSLI
- a CDS encoding YqeG family HAD IIIA-type phosphatase; translated protein: MLKRFLPSAHVKSIFDITPEKLKEQGIEGVITDLDNTLVSWDTRTATPEVIEWFAKMKEQGIKVSVLSNNNKERVSFFCDPIGTPYVFSARKPLSKSFKRAAREMGIDKRKIAVIGDQLLTDVLGGNSAGFHTVLVVPIVQTDGRITRMNRMIERRILNYFRKKGLIDWEE
- a CDS encoding sporulation histidine kinase inhibitor Sda, with the protein product MQHLSDELLMESYLKAKDLNLSADFISLIEEEIQRRQIEFPSSVTAHENNAVT